The nucleotide window CGGCATCACGCAGCGCAGTGACATGGGCTTGCACCGTCGCCTTGCTAAACCCTGCCTGGCCGGTTGTGCTATGCCATGCGATGAAGTCAGTTAGCGCCCGACTGTAAGCGCGCTTGGTGTGGTCGCTGGTCACGGCATTGCATACCAGGTTGATGATAGGCTGGATCGTGTTGGTGGTGATCGTCGCTAATTCCGTCATGGTTCTACACTCCTTTTACCTTTTGATAAGTACTAATATCATAACCTATTATACACCTTTATGGATATAAGTCAATAGGCAAAGTGGCCGCTATGGTGCGTTATCCTATTGATTTCGGGGTGCAATAGTGCTATCATGTAACCGTCAATAGTGATAGTGATTTTAGTTTTAGGATGGTGATTTGTGGAAGAGATGACAAGATTGTCGGTTCATGTTCCGGCTGATGTTCCGGGCAAGTTGGTAGAGTTGGCGGGCGGTATCAAGAAGATGGGGAGCTACCTCACTACGTTCATTCGCAATGCTCACGCCGGGCAGGTGGAAGTGGGCGCGCCGGGTGACATTGAGTTATTGACCGCGGGCTTTAAGCACCTGTCGGCAAAGGTCAAAGAGTTAGAGGCGCGGCTCCAACAGGTAGAGGAAGGGCGCTAAGGCAGCAGCCACAACACACCGACCACGATCAACGCCAGCACCAGCCCGACCAACACGCCCACGGCAAAGAGCGTAACGCGCCCGGTTGCGGCTTGTGCTTGGCTATCCTGCTGGGCCTGTAGCGAATCCATGCGGGCCTGTAGTGCGCCCACGGACTGCAAGACAGTAGCGTATAGCTCAACCGGTTGTGGCCCTTCTACGGCTTTTACAGGGGGTGTAGGCTGCAATGCTGCTGTAGGTTGCACGTCAATGTAGGGCGGTTGTAGTGCAGTTACATCCTCAGTTTGTAGCGCCGACTTTATGTCGTCTGTCGTCATGCCCTGGGCGCGCAGATCCTTGACCCGTTGCAGTATGGCTATATCCTGGGCGGTGAGCTTGCGCTCTGTACCTGTCGGCGGCCTGGCCCCTTCGCTTAGGTTGTCGGCAAAGTCACGGCACCAATTTCGCAGGGAAGAAACCGAGACGCCCACCAAGGCAGCCGCGGCAGTGGGTGTGTAGTGTGGTTGCATGGTGTGGCCCCTTCTAACAGCCCCTACAGGGTACAGGTTCCCTATACTATGTAGTGTAGTTTGATGCCTTCATTGTAATTGCAGTGCAGTTGTAGCCCCACCCAACAAGCAATATTTGCGTATTGACATGGCCTACACTATCATGATACAATTGCAGTTATGGAAATGCAAATCAAGTGAGGACAGGATAAGATGACTGAAAGAAAGTTAGTCACCGCAGAAGTAGCGCCACGTATAGGATTGACCCGCAACTACTTGACGACCTACCTACATAGGTACCCGGAGTTACGGCCAGCCGAGCGCTTACCGAATGGCGATTATCTTTGGAGCAATGCGGAGATTCAAGCGGTGATTGACCGCAGATCGAAGCGGCAGTACAGGCGCAAAGAGCGCACGCAGTAACCTTGTATGTAACCGGGTGAGTAAGTGCAGTGAACACCTACTCACCCGTAACCATAACTCGCTGAACAGACCAGCGGGCTAGGCTATAAGCAATTATACCAGCCCATCAGCGAGAAACTATTTTCGTTGGTGTGGCTGTTTTTATTTACAGCCTCACCTATCTACAAGTGAGGTGTTGAATGTCCACAGTTTTTGTCCTCTGTACTTTATCGTTGATCGTGAGCGCCGCCCATCTATGGCAAGTCACAGCCGGCAGCCGAGCCACACACCGCGCCATGGCGCGCAAGGTGGTGCAGCTATGACCTTTCCAACCTGGGATAGTGAGGGGCAAAAGGCAATCAATAGCCTGCCAACGTGGGGCAAGATGTTTGCCAGTGCTGATCAGGAAATAGCGTTCAAGCTCAAGCTGGCCAGTGTGCTGGCAAGTGGCTGGGCCTTGGGTAAGACAACGCAGGAATGCGAATCAGAAGCGCGCCGACGCCTGGCAGAGGGGGAATAGATGAGCAACGAATTTACGCCACTGATGCCACCGGCCAAGCCAGAGCGCGCGACGGCTGAGCAGGACTTTGCCGACTATTGTCTCTACCTGGAAGGGCGCATGAACTGGGAACAGCGCTTCGCAAAGTTCATGCCCAAGCGCGGGCCGGACAGTTTAGAAGCCTACGTAATGACCAACGGGCTATAGGAGGATATATGTTTCAAGGCAATGAGAACAGCTACACCAACAACAGCGGCAACAGTTACACCTATGTAACCAATCATATCAGCGTAGCGGATTCATTCAACACGACGCACAGTCACAACGGCCACGGGCGCGGCGGGATGTGCGGCATCCTGGCTATTGTGCTGGGCCTGGGGATCCCTGTCGCCTTCCTGTGGTTTATCATCTCTGTTTTGTCGGAGGTGCTTCGATGATTACGCAACAACTATTGAAGCATGGCGGGCAGGCTGTGGAGCGCTTTGGCTTAAAGGTTGTGGCGCTTGTGGTGATGGGTTGCTGTTTGTTTCCTGTGATCGTATCGGGGCTTTGTTGCTGTGGCCTGTTGCTGGCCCTGGCAGATTGGCGGTGATGCTATGGCGATTGTAGAGCGGGGCTTTAAGTGGGCGCTTATCGGCATTGTGGGCGCTATGGTAATAGTCGGCATGGCAGGCAGCGCACTGGCCGCCATCGGGGGCATGATGGGCAATCCCGCGATCATCTTGGTTGTGCTGGTCGTCTTTGCCGGATGCGTCATTGTGCTGATTGTGCCCGGCATTGTGGGCGGCCTGTGGCTGCTGCGCTGGTGGCGAATGGCGGCGATTACCGAGCGGCGTGCATCGGAGTTCGTTGCGCCAGATGAGGCGGGCCGGCTGCCCGTTCCGGCCTCACTGCTGCGTCAACCCGAATTCGCACACCGGGCCATTGACAGCCACCAAGCCAGCTACTTGGCTAATCTCTCTACGTTCCACTACAGCCCGGAGAGCAACCAGAACATTACCGGCGCCGATGGGCAAACGATGACGGCGGCGGCCACAACCACACCGTCAACCTTCTGGCAACTGTACCAGGCTGGCCAGCTTCCCGGCAAAGGATTCTTGATGGGCTATAGCCTGGATGAAGATGGGCAGGAAGTCACCGCCGACTGGAGAGAGTTGTATAGCAGTTTGGTTGGTGGTAAGAGTGGCGCCGGCAAAAGCACCCTGATTCGGTCCATTCTCGCACAATCAGCCTTGCAGGGTGGCCGGTTTGTGGTGGTGGATCCGCACTACGCCAGCGGGGAAGAAAGCTTAGGAGCGAGCCTGGCACCCCTGCGTAGCCTCATGCTGTGCGATGTGGCCAGCGAAGAAAAGCAGATTGTCGATGCGCTGCGCTACATCGGCCAGATCGGACAACGCCGGTTGGCTGGGCAGGACAAAGAACGCTGGCCGCTAATCTTGGTTGTAGATGAGACTACAGCATTGTTCCAGCGTTCCAACGTGGCCGGCGTTCTTTGTGATGTGTTAGGCCAAATCAGCCAGGAGACGCGCAAAGTGGGTGTCTACGCGATGTGCATCGGCCAGAACTTTGACGGCCGAGTGATGGATACCACGGTGCGTAATTCGTTCGTGAGCATGATCAGTATGCGAGCGCGGCGCGACGTGGCGCGGGTGCAGTCGGGTAATACTGAGTTTGGCCGGATGGCCGAAACGCTTACAATCGGCCAATGCGTATGGATGGCGCCGAGCGGCGAAATGCATAGGTTGGCGGTCCCAAATTGCACAGCCGGGGATCTGGAACTGGTTGCACGTAGTTTCGAGGGTAAAAACGTGTATGTTGCCGACAATGCCCAATTACCAGTGGTAGAAGCCCCTTCGTTTGCCCCTTCGTTTGCCCCTTCGACGGCTATCGAAACCGGGCAGCAAGACGGCATCCGAAGTGGCAGCAAGACGGCATCCGAAGTGGCATCCGAAGTGGCAGACATGGCACGCGCCGAGCGGGTAATCTCCTTGTTTATTGCAGGCGAATCAATCACAAAGATTGTCAAGGATGTCTATGGTGTGGCCGGCGGCGACAAGTATACGCGGGCCGCAAATGAGGTAAACGAGATCCTTCGTTCGCATATGTTGAGTTTGAAAGGCAGGGTAAATTGATGGACGACAGACCAAATGTGCAAGTGATCTTCACGCAGGCGCCCAGCAAGGGGC belongs to Chloracidobacterium sp. and includes:
- a CDS encoding MerR family transcriptional regulator, whose amino-acid sequence is MQPHYTPTAAAALVGVSVSSLRNWCRDFADNLSEGARPPTGTERKLTAQDIAILQRVKDLRAQGMTTDDIKSALQTEDVTALQPPYIDVQPTAALQPTPPVKAVEGPQPVELYATVLQSVGALQARMDSLQAQQDSQAQAATGRVTLFAVGVLVGLVLALIVVGVLWLLP